A genomic region of Synechococcus sp. NOUM97013 contains the following coding sequences:
- a CDS encoding ClC family H(+)/Cl(-) exchange transporter, which translates to MAVLSDLKQRRHQLGSSRSIRRLLERRWWVVVLALMLTGLGAALTGVLFKAGLKLLGGWRLELLAEYPAWMVLPCLGGLGGLVSGLLVSRLAPAAGGSGITHIMGFLKHRAVPMGLQVGLVKLVGGIVAIGSGFPLGPEGPAVQMGGSVAWQMARWLKAPVAFRRVIVAAGGGAGIAAVFSAPIGGFVYAVEELLHSARPVVLLLVIVTTFWADAWADVLGLLGISPSTGGLDATQGFLLEREYTPLVSFLPIDLGYLIGLGVVVGVLAELYCRYVLAMQRKGNGWFGDRLVLRMVISGCVLGGVYAFLPEAFRDLEGLQHLIGAGKADIPMALGTFIVLFFSTGLAAASGAPGGLFFPMLTLGGAIGLACGIWVEALTGHVPSTYVFAGMGAFVASCSRTPITAMFLAFALTKDLLILKPILVACLASFLVARLFDDRSIYERQLGMELLEEDHLEARRERRGGIHHAWEGSIRRRAFTAPPPPNPPNPPNES; encoded by the coding sequence ATGGCAGTTCTGAGTGACCTGAAACAACGCCGGCATCAGCTCGGGTCCAGCCGCAGCATCCGCCGGCTGCTGGAACGCCGCTGGTGGGTGGTGGTGCTGGCACTGATGCTCACCGGCCTGGGTGCAGCCCTGACGGGCGTGCTGTTCAAGGCCGGCCTCAAACTGCTGGGGGGTTGGCGACTGGAGTTGCTTGCCGAGTACCCCGCCTGGATGGTGCTGCCTTGTCTGGGGGGCTTGGGCGGACTGGTCTCCGGACTGCTGGTGTCACGGCTTGCACCAGCGGCCGGCGGTTCAGGCATCACCCACATCATGGGATTTCTGAAACATCGGGCTGTGCCGATGGGCCTGCAGGTGGGCCTCGTGAAACTGGTGGGAGGCATCGTGGCCATCGGCAGCGGTTTCCCGCTCGGTCCCGAAGGCCCGGCCGTGCAGATGGGTGGTTCCGTGGCCTGGCAGATGGCCCGCTGGCTGAAGGCACCGGTGGCCTTTCGCCGCGTGATCGTCGCTGCAGGCGGTGGCGCCGGCATTGCAGCGGTGTTCAGTGCGCCGATCGGAGGGTTTGTGTACGCCGTGGAGGAACTGCTCCACTCCGCCAGGCCTGTGGTGCTGCTGCTGGTGATCGTTACCACCTTCTGGGCTGATGCCTGGGCCGATGTGCTGGGACTGCTGGGCATCAGCCCCTCCACCGGTGGCCTGGATGCCACCCAGGGGTTCCTGCTGGAACGGGAATACACACCCCTGGTGAGCTTTCTGCCCATCGATCTGGGCTACCTGATCGGACTTGGCGTGGTGGTGGGGGTGCTGGCGGAGCTCTACTGCCGCTACGTGCTGGCGATGCAGCGCAAAGGCAATGGCTGGTTCGGTGATCGTCTAGTGCTGCGCATGGTGATCAGTGGATGTGTACTAGGCGGCGTGTATGCATTCCTGCCGGAAGCCTTCCGCGATCTGGAGGGACTTCAACATCTGATCGGCGCTGGCAAAGCCGACATCCCCATGGCTCTGGGCACATTCATCGTGCTGTTCTTCAGCACTGGGCTTGCGGCGGCGTCCGGGGCACCAGGCGGCCTGTTCTTTCCGATGCTCACCCTGGGGGGCGCCATCGGCCTGGCCTGCGGCATCTGGGTTGAAGCGCTCACCGGCCACGTCCCCAGCACCTATGTGTTTGCGGGGATGGGGGCCTTCGTCGCCAGTTGCTCACGCACGCCGATCACGGCCATGTTTCTGGCCTTTGCCCTCACCAAGGATCTGCTGATTCTCAAACCGATCCTGGTGGCCTGCCTGGCCAGCTTCTTGGTGGCGCGTCTTTTCGATGATCGCTCCATCTACGAACGCCAGCTGGGCATGGAGCTGCTGGAAGAAGATCACCTGGAAGCCCGCCGGGAGCGCCGAGGCGGCATTCATCACGCCTGGGAAGGATCGATCCGCAGGCGCGCCTTCACCGCCCCGCCTCCACCGAACCCCCCCAACCCACCGAACGAATCCTGA
- the ppk1 gene encoding polyphosphate kinase 1, which produces MAERSLDPDLYINRELSWIAFNERVLIQALDERTPLLEQAKFSAIFSNNLDEFFMVRVASLKAQVEAGINKRSEDGLTPVEQLQAIRENLAPLLRRQQEHYRTRLKQQLHDHGAHLLDYAQLNQRQRLWVDNYFQTAIFPVLTPLAVDPAHPFPFVSNLSLNVAALIRDPETGQSLLARVKVPQTILPRFVAIPTDLADAKDRPVHTAVPLEQVVAFNLGLLFPGMSIEGHYFFRVTRDADLELRDLEADDLMIAIEQGLRKRRMGGEVVRLEVADEMPHDMVDMLLDGMSVEENDLYRVDGPLGLDDLFGLMAIPLAKLKDESHSGMTPAILGRAQRSMLEDGSIKEEEFESIFSVVRRRDVLLHHPYDLFSTSVEEFINQAADDPLVMGIKMTLYRTSKDSPIIAALIRAAENGKQVMALVELKARFDEDNNIQWAKQLESSGVHVVYGVLGLKTHTKIVLVVRKEKERLRSYVHIGTGNYNSKTSRLYTDLGLLSARPELGQDLVELFNYLTGFSKQQEFRKLLVAPVSLRKGMENLIRREIKHARNGNGGHIKAKMNSLVDPQIISLLYEASQAGVTIELIIRGMCCLYPGREGVSDNISVVSIIGRFLEHSRIFWFANGGEPEVYIGSADWMPRNLDRRVEAVTPIDEPALREQLERLLQLYLDDNRGSFDMQGDGSFRQRNPEDVVRNSQLHLIEHWKKGLQTNA; this is translated from the coding sequence ATGGCAGAGCGCTCCCTGGATCCTGATCTCTACATCAATCGGGAGCTCAGCTGGATTGCCTTCAATGAAAGGGTTCTGATCCAAGCACTGGACGAACGCACCCCACTGCTGGAACAGGCAAAGTTCAGCGCCATCTTCAGCAACAACCTCGATGAGTTCTTCATGGTGCGAGTCGCATCACTGAAGGCTCAGGTTGAAGCGGGGATCAACAAACGCAGCGAAGACGGACTGACACCGGTCGAACAGCTGCAGGCCATTCGTGAAAACCTCGCGCCTCTGCTGCGTCGTCAGCAGGAGCACTACCGCACACGACTGAAGCAGCAGCTGCACGACCACGGTGCCCATCTGCTCGACTATGCACAGCTCAATCAACGCCAACGACTCTGGGTTGACAACTACTTCCAGACGGCAATCTTTCCTGTGCTCACACCCCTGGCGGTGGATCCGGCACACCCCTTTCCCTTCGTCAGCAACCTGAGCCTGAATGTGGCGGCGCTGATTCGAGATCCGGAAACCGGCCAGAGCCTGCTGGCCAGGGTGAAAGTGCCGCAAACGATCCTGCCCCGCTTCGTTGCCATCCCAACGGATCTCGCCGATGCCAAGGACAGGCCGGTCCACACCGCCGTGCCTTTGGAACAGGTTGTGGCCTTCAACCTGGGTTTGCTGTTCCCCGGCATGAGCATCGAAGGGCATTACTTCTTCCGCGTTACCAGGGATGCCGACCTGGAACTGCGGGACCTAGAAGCCGACGATTTGATGATTGCCATCGAACAAGGTCTGCGCAAGCGACGCATGGGTGGTGAAGTCGTGCGCTTGGAAGTCGCCGATGAAATGCCGCACGACATGGTCGACATGCTGCTGGATGGAATGTCCGTGGAGGAGAACGACCTTTACCGCGTTGATGGACCCCTGGGGCTGGACGATCTCTTTGGGTTGATGGCAATCCCCCTGGCAAAACTCAAAGACGAATCCCACTCAGGCATGACACCGGCGATTCTTGGCCGGGCCCAGCGGAGCATGCTTGAAGACGGCTCCATCAAGGAAGAAGAGTTTGAAAGCATCTTCTCCGTGGTGCGTCGGCGTGACGTACTCCTGCATCACCCCTACGACCTGTTTTCGACCTCTGTCGAGGAGTTCATCAACCAGGCTGCGGACGATCCTCTGGTGATGGGGATCAAGATGACTCTGTATCGCACCTCGAAGGATTCACCGATCATCGCCGCTTTAATCCGCGCCGCTGAGAACGGCAAACAGGTGATGGCCCTGGTCGAGCTGAAGGCACGCTTCGATGAAGACAACAACATTCAGTGGGCAAAGCAGCTGGAAAGCTCAGGTGTGCACGTTGTCTATGGCGTTCTTGGCCTGAAGACACACACCAAGATCGTGCTGGTCGTACGCAAAGAAAAGGAACGGCTGCGCAGTTACGTGCACATCGGAACCGGCAATTACAACTCAAAAACCTCTCGCCTCTACACCGACCTCGGGCTGCTCTCCGCACGTCCAGAGCTTGGTCAGGATCTGGTGGAGCTGTTCAACTACCTCACTGGTTTTTCCAAACAGCAGGAATTCCGGAAACTGCTTGTCGCACCAGTGTCACTACGCAAGGGCATGGAAAACCTCATCCGACGCGAAATCAAACATGCCCGCAATGGGAATGGCGGCCACATCAAGGCCAAGATGAATTCTCTGGTGGATCCTCAGATCATTTCGCTTCTCTACGAGGCATCGCAGGCCGGCGTCACCATCGAACTGATCATTCGTGGCATGTGCTGTCTTTACCCGGGACGCGAAGGTGTCAGCGACAACATCAGCGTGGTCAGCATCATTGGGCGGTTCCTCGAACATTCCCGCATCTTCTGGTTTGCCAATGGAGGTGAACCGGAGGTGTACATCGGCAGTGCCGATTGGATGCCACGCAACCTCGATCGCCGGGTGGAAGCCGTCACACCCATTGATGAACCTGCGCTCAGGGAACAATTAGAACGCTTGTTGCAACTTTACTTAGACGACAACCGAGGCTCTTTCGACATGCAGGGAGACGGCAGCTTCCGCCAGCGCAATCCCGAAGATGTTGTGCGTAATTCTCAACTGCATCTAATTGAACACTGGAAAAAGGGACTACAAACCAACGCATGA
- a CDS encoding RpoD/SigA family RNA polymerase sigma factor, whose amino-acid sequence MGIPLESEEVTKKVSSPEPVLPTTGRRNSAARSRNTTSRSSRQSGRLATDSIGYYLSSIGRVPLLTAAEEIELAHHVQAMKELLEVPEGERTPRQRHRIRMGKRARDRMMAANLRLVVSVAKKYQNQGLELLDLVQEGAIGLERAVDKFDPAMGYKFSTYAYWWIRQGMTRAIDNSARTIRLPIHISEKLSKMRRITRELSHRFGRQPNRLELASAMGIEPRDLEDLIAQSAPCASLDAHARGEEDRSTLGELIPDPNGAEPMEGMDRSIQKEHLGGWLSQLNEREQKILKLRFGLDGAEPLTLAEIGRQINVSRERVRQLEAKAILKLRVMTNHQQAA is encoded by the coding sequence ATGGGGATCCCTCTGGAATCTGAAGAAGTGACGAAAAAAGTCTCTTCTCCAGAACCTGTATTGCCGACCACCGGTCGACGAAACAGCGCTGCGCGTTCACGAAACACCACCAGTCGCTCGTCTCGCCAGAGTGGTCGATTGGCTACTGACTCGATCGGCTACTACCTGAGCAGCATCGGGCGTGTGCCACTGCTCACGGCAGCCGAAGAGATCGAGCTGGCACATCACGTGCAGGCCATGAAGGAACTGCTCGAAGTTCCTGAGGGTGAACGCACGCCGCGGCAGCGTCACCGCATCCGCATGGGCAAACGTGCGCGCGATCGGATGATGGCTGCCAATCTCCGCCTGGTGGTCAGCGTGGCGAAGAAATATCAGAACCAAGGTCTCGAACTGCTGGATCTGGTGCAAGAGGGTGCCATTGGTCTTGAGCGTGCGGTCGACAAATTCGACCCCGCTATGGGCTACAAGTTTTCGACCTATGCCTACTGGTGGATTCGCCAGGGCATGACCAGGGCCATCGACAACAGCGCCCGCACCATTCGTCTACCGATTCACATCAGTGAAAAGCTGTCGAAGATGCGGCGCATCACGCGTGAGCTGTCGCATCGTTTCGGTCGGCAACCCAATCGTCTGGAGTTGGCGAGCGCGATGGGAATCGAACCGCGCGACCTCGAGGATCTCATTGCCCAGAGTGCACCCTGCGCCTCACTCGATGCCCATGCACGTGGCGAAGAAGATCGCAGCACCCTCGGCGAATTGATTCCGGACCCCAACGGGGCAGAGCCGATGGAAGGGATGGATCGGAGCATTCAGAAGGAACACCTCGGAGGCTGGCTCTCGCAACTCAATGAGCGGGAACAGAAAATCCTCAAGTTGCGTTTCGGCCTGGATGGAGCGGAGCCACTCACCTTGGCGGAAATTGGTCGTCAGATCAACGTGTCGCGTGAGAGGGTTCGTCAGCTCGAGGCCAAGGCCATTCTCAAGCTCCGTGTGATGACCAATCACCAGCAGGCAGCCTGA
- a CDS encoding radical SAM protein: protein MLAFPSTYTVGITSLGYQIVWATLAMRPDLDVRRLFTDEGDPQHRRCELFGLSLSWELDGPVLLDLLEQQRIPIWSDQRSDDDPIVFGGGPVLTANPEPLAPFFDVVLLGDGEDLLPAFIDALQEVRGEPRAARLRHLAQVPGIYVPSLYAPRYDSDGELVGIDPIEAGLPATISKQTWRGNSLSHSTVITPESAWPDIHMVEVVRSCPELCRFCLASYLTLPFRTPSLDDGLIPAVEKGLSATRRLGLLGASVTQHPQFADLLTWLGQDRFDDVRVSVSSVRAATVTPDLASGLAKRGSKSLTIAIESGSERMREVVNKKLSNEEIHAAARHAKQGGLRALKLYGMVGLPSEQDDDVESTADLLLQLKKTTPGLRFTLGVSTFVPKAQTPFQWQGVRPEAEKRLKRLAKRLKPKGIDLRPESYGWSVIQALISRSDRRLAAVIVAVRGSQESLGGWKKAYRSARSGELPSAVSAGVDLPLPPPWDEVIHHSWSDSTVLPWDHLNGPLGRSTLLKHQQQALSLADPSGQD from the coding sequence GTGCTGGCTTTTCCCAGCACCTACACCGTCGGCATCACGAGCCTCGGCTACCAGATCGTCTGGGCCACCCTGGCCATGCGCCCTGATCTGGACGTGCGTCGACTGTTCACTGACGAGGGCGATCCCCAACACCGCCGCTGTGAATTGTTCGGCCTCTCCTTGAGCTGGGAGCTCGATGGACCCGTGCTGCTGGATCTCCTGGAACAGCAGAGAATTCCCATCTGGAGTGATCAACGATCGGATGATGACCCGATCGTGTTCGGCGGTGGGCCTGTGCTCACCGCCAATCCCGAACCCCTCGCCCCCTTCTTCGATGTGGTGCTGCTGGGAGACGGCGAAGACCTGCTGCCAGCCTTCATCGATGCTTTGCAAGAGGTCCGAGGCGAACCGCGGGCTGCGCGTCTGCGTCATCTGGCTCAGGTCCCCGGCATTTATGTGCCCTCGCTCTATGCACCTCGTTACGACAGCGATGGGGAGCTGGTGGGCATCGATCCGATCGAAGCTGGACTGCCGGCCACCATCAGCAAACAAACCTGGCGTGGCAACAGCCTCAGTCATTCCACAGTGATCACGCCAGAGTCCGCCTGGCCCGACATTCACATGGTGGAAGTGGTGCGCAGCTGCCCGGAACTATGCCGGTTCTGCCTGGCGAGTTATCTAACGCTGCCCTTCCGCACGCCCTCGCTCGACGATGGGCTGATCCCGGCAGTGGAAAAAGGACTTTCAGCGACCCGCAGGTTGGGCTTACTCGGTGCATCCGTCACCCAACATCCCCAGTTCGCTGACCTGCTCACTTGGCTGGGGCAGGACCGCTTTGACGATGTGCGCGTCAGTGTCAGCTCCGTGCGGGCGGCAACCGTGACACCAGACCTGGCCAGCGGGCTGGCCAAACGAGGCAGCAAATCCCTGACGATCGCCATCGAAAGCGGCAGCGAACGGATGCGCGAAGTGGTGAACAAGAAATTGAGCAATGAAGAGATCCATGCGGCAGCACGCCATGCCAAGCAAGGCGGACTGCGTGCCCTGAAGCTGTACGGCATGGTCGGACTACCGAGCGAACAGGATGACGACGTTGAATCCACCGCGGATCTGCTGCTTCAGCTCAAAAAGACGACTCCCGGCCTTCGCTTCACCCTGGGGGTCAGCACCTTTGTTCCCAAGGCCCAGACCCCGTTTCAATGGCAGGGCGTCAGACCGGAAGCGGAGAAACGCCTCAAGCGACTGGCCAAACGGCTGAAACCGAAGGGGATCGATCTGAGGCCAGAAAGCTATGGCTGGAGCGTGATCCAGGCTCTGATCTCGCGCAGCGACCGGCGCCTGGCAGCGGTGATCGTTGCGGTGCGCGGGTCACAGGAAAGCCTGGGTGGCTGGAAAAAGGCCTACCGCAGCGCACGATCCGGAGAGCTGCCTTCAGCCGTCAGCGCCGGAGTTGACCTGCCGCTACCTCCGCCCTGGGACGAAGTGATTCATCACAGCTGGAGCGACTCCACCGTGCTGCCCTGGGATCACCTCAATGGCCCACTGGGCCGCTCCACACTGCTCAAACATCAGCAGCAAGCGCTGTCGTTGGCTGATCCGAGCGGTCAGGACTGA
- the acnB gene encoding bifunctional aconitate hydratase 2/2-methylisocitrate dehydratase has product MLSTYRENAAQRLAQGIPALPLNATQTQALTELLQNPPAGEEDELLHLLSERIPPGVDEAAYVKATWLSAVAQGEAKSPLVSALDATRLLGTMVGGYNMAALIELLKHDDEALASCAAEGLSRTLLVYDAYNEVMELASTNRFAKQVVDSWAAGEWFTSKPELASEITVTVFKVDGETNTDDLSPATHATTRPDIPLHALAMLETRDPDGLNTINTLKQKGHPVAYVGDVVGTGSSRKSAINSVLWHTGNAIPHVPNKKAGGVILGGKIAPIFFNTAEDSGALPIECDVTALKSGDVITIRPHAGTIERAAGEANAGDIIARFDLKPSTISDEVRAGGRIPLMIGRALTDKVRNQLGLPASDLFIRPSAPADTGKGFTLAQKMVGKACGLPGVRPGTSCEPLMTTVGSQDTTGPMTRDEMKELACLGFSSDLVMQSFCHTAAYPKPVDLQTQKDLPDFFAQRGGVALRPGDGIIHSWLNRMLLPDTVGTGGDSHTRFPLGISFPGGSGVVAFAAAIGAMPLDMPESVLVRFTGSLQPGVTLRDVVNAIPWVAIQRGLLTVEKANKKNLFNGRIMEIEGLPDLKLEQAFELTDASAERSCAGCTIKLSEDTVAEYLRSNVALLKNMIARGYSDARTLARRIKAMEAWLENPQLLSADTDAEYAEVLEINLDELKEPVVACPNDPDNVKLLSEVAGDPVQEVFIGSCMTNIGHYRAAAKVLEGAGQNTARLWVCPPTRMDEETLKAEGYYATFEAAGSRMEMPGCSLCMGNQARVEDDTTVFSTSTRNFNNRLGKGAQVYLGSAELAAVCAQLGRIPTPDEYRSIAAEKIDPLSDELYRYLNFDQITGFEDEGRVVSADEEAQMLAGA; this is encoded by the coding sequence ATGCTGAGCACTTACCGCGAGAACGCCGCCCAACGCCTGGCCCAAGGCATCCCGGCACTCCCTCTGAACGCCACCCAGACCCAGGCGCTCACGGAGCTGCTGCAGAACCCTCCCGCAGGAGAAGAGGACGAACTGCTGCATCTGCTCAGCGAACGGATTCCGCCTGGCGTGGATGAAGCGGCCTACGTGAAAGCCACCTGGCTCAGCGCCGTAGCCCAGGGTGAAGCCAAGAGCCCGTTGGTCTCTGCCTTGGACGCCACCCGACTGCTGGGAACCATGGTCGGCGGTTACAACATGGCCGCACTGATCGAACTGCTTAAGCACGACGACGAAGCGCTGGCCTCCTGCGCGGCGGAAGGCCTCAGTCGCACCCTGCTGGTGTACGACGCCTACAACGAAGTGATGGAGCTGGCGTCCACCAACCGCTTTGCCAAGCAGGTGGTCGATAGCTGGGCCGCAGGGGAATGGTTCACGAGCAAACCTGAACTGGCCAGCGAAATCACCGTCACCGTGTTCAAGGTTGACGGGGAAACCAACACGGACGACCTGTCACCAGCCACCCACGCCACCACCCGGCCCGACATCCCACTCCATGCCCTGGCCATGCTGGAGACCCGCGATCCCGATGGTCTGAACACCATCAACACGCTCAAGCAGAAAGGTCATCCCGTGGCCTACGTGGGTGATGTGGTGGGCACTGGCAGCTCCCGCAAGAGCGCCATCAATTCGGTGCTCTGGCACACGGGCAACGCCATTCCCCACGTGCCCAATAAAAAGGCCGGCGGCGTGATTCTCGGCGGCAAAATTGCGCCGATCTTTTTCAACACAGCGGAAGACTCCGGCGCGCTGCCGATTGAATGCGACGTCACCGCCCTCAAAAGCGGCGATGTGATCACCATCCGGCCCCACGCCGGAACGATCGAACGGGCTGCCGGTGAAGCCAATGCCGGCGACATCATTGCCCGCTTCGATCTCAAGCCCAGCACCATTAGCGATGAGGTGCGCGCTGGCGGCCGCATCCCTCTGATGATCGGCCGTGCCCTCACCGACAAGGTGCGCAATCAGCTGGGCCTTCCCGCATCTGACCTATTCATTCGTCCTTCCGCTCCCGCGGACACCGGCAAGGGCTTCACCCTGGCCCAGAAGATGGTCGGCAAGGCCTGTGGACTACCGGGTGTGCGCCCGGGAACCAGCTGCGAACCGCTGATGACCACCGTCGGGTCCCAGGACACCACCGGGCCGATGACCCGGGACGAGATGAAGGAACTCGCCTGCCTGGGCTTCTCCTCCGACCTGGTGATGCAGAGCTTCTGCCACACCGCGGCCTATCCGAAGCCTGTCGACCTGCAAACCCAGAAGGACCTGCCCGATTTCTTCGCTCAGCGGGGCGGCGTCGCCCTGCGACCCGGTGACGGCATCATCCATAGCTGGCTGAACCGCATGCTCCTGCCTGACACCGTGGGCACGGGCGGTGACAGCCACACCCGCTTCCCTCTCGGGATCTCCTTCCCGGGTGGCTCTGGGGTGGTGGCCTTCGCCGCCGCCATCGGTGCCATGCCGCTCGATATGCCCGAGTCGGTGCTGGTGCGCTTCACGGGATCGCTGCAACCGGGCGTCACCCTGCGCGATGTGGTGAATGCCATTCCTTGGGTGGCGATTCAGAGAGGCCTGCTCACCGTTGAAAAAGCCAACAAAAAGAACCTGTTCAATGGCCGAATCATGGAGATCGAAGGTCTCCCCGACCTGAAGCTGGAACAGGCCTTCGAACTCACCGATGCCAGCGCCGAACGGTCCTGCGCCGGCTGCACCATCAAGCTCTCCGAAGACACGGTGGCCGAGTACTTGCGCAGCAATGTGGCGCTGCTCAAAAACATGATCGCTCGGGGCTACAGCGATGCCCGCACCCTGGCGCGGCGCATCAAGGCCATGGAAGCCTGGCTGGAGAACCCACAGCTGCTAAGCGCCGACACTGACGCTGAATACGCGGAAGTGCTGGAGATCAACCTCGACGAGCTCAAGGAACCTGTAGTGGCTTGCCCCAACGACCCCGACAACGTGAAGCTGCTCAGCGAGGTGGCTGGAGACCCGGTGCAGGAGGTGTTCATCGGCTCCTGCATGACCAACATCGGTCACTACCGCGCCGCGGCCAAGGTGCTGGAAGGCGCCGGCCAGAACACGGCACGCCTCTGGGTCTGCCCTCCAACGCGGATGGACGAGGAGACCCTGAAGGCCGAGGGCTATTACGCCACCTTCGAAGCCGCAGGCTCCCGCATGGAGATGCCCGGTTGCTCCCTCTGCATGGGCAACCAGGCCCGCGTGGAAGACGACACCACGGTGTTCTCCACCAGCACGCGCAACTTCAACAACCGCCTGGGCAAAGGTGCACAGGTGTATCTGGGCAGCGCTGAACTGGCAGCGGTTTGCGCCCAGCTGGGACGCATCCCCACTCCCGATGAATACCGCAGCATTGCGGCCGAGAAGATCGACCCCCTCTCCGATGAGCTGTACCGCTATCTGAACTTCGATCAGATCACCGGTTTCGAGGATGAAGGTCGGGTTGTGAGTGCGGATGAGGAGGCTCAGATGCTGGCTGGGGCTTGA
- a CDS encoding diacylglycerol/polyprenol kinase family protein, protein MLLSLLIISTWMLLVLSTAVICRRQWPQRRELSRKIVHIGTGPVIAMAWWLEIPESIALTVATAVTLITAINHRWKLLPAVEDVDRHSYGTVAYGLAITILLALFWPDQAIAACAGVLVMAFADGLAGLMGRGIKSPSWTFWQQHKSVAGTLTMALVTALVLIVLALVSHSSLHPLRLFAVTALAVGLEQLSRWGIDNLSVPLSVGLCWSWIVI, encoded by the coding sequence TTGCTTCTTTCCCTGCTGATCATCAGCACCTGGATGCTCCTGGTGCTGTCAACAGCAGTGATCTGCAGGAGACAATGGCCTCAACGCCGAGAACTCAGCCGCAAGATTGTTCACATCGGCACCGGTCCGGTGATCGCTATGGCCTGGTGGCTTGAGATTCCTGAATCGATCGCTTTAACGGTGGCCACCGCGGTCACCTTGATCACTGCAATCAACCACCGCTGGAAACTGCTCCCTGCCGTTGAGGATGTGGATCGCCACAGCTACGGAACTGTGGCGTATGGGCTTGCAATCACAATTCTGCTGGCTTTGTTCTGGCCTGATCAAGCGATTGCCGCCTGTGCCGGCGTGTTGGTAATGGCCTTCGCCGATGGCCTTGCAGGCTTGATGGGACGGGGCATCAAGTCACCCAGCTGGACGTTTTGGCAACAGCACAAATCCGTCGCTGGAACACTGACGATGGCCCTGGTCACGGCCTTGGTGTTAATCGTCCTTGCGCTAGTCAGCCACAGCTCTCTTCATCCCCTACGCCTGTTTGCAGTCACTGCCCTAGCAGTAGGCCTTGAGCAACTGAGCCGCTGGGGAATCGACAACCTCAGCGTGCCGTTGTCCGTTGGGTTGTGCTGGTCCTGGATTGTGATCTAA
- a CDS encoding 3-deoxy-7-phosphoheptulonate synthase — translation MTTTHDLHVVDTRPLVPPALLHRDLPIDSKATETVATARSRIKAILRGLDQRLLVIVGPCSVHDVDAARDYARRLAPLRERHAAELEVVMRVYFEKPRTTVGWKGLINDPHLDGSYDINTGLRMARALLLDLARDGMPAATELLDPVVPQYIADLISWTAIGARTTESQTHREMASGLSMPIGYKNSTDGSATIAINAMQAASKPHHFLGINHEGHASIVSTTGNPDGHLVLRGGNRGTNYHLEAIQEAAAELDGAGLPDRLMVDCSHGNSNKDYRRQGEVLKAVASQVDQGSTHVMGVMLESHLVEGNQKISADRSALTYGQSVTDACISLETTADLLEELANAVKQVGTRSTGVPVS, via the coding sequence ATGACCACCACTCACGATCTGCATGTGGTGGACACTCGGCCACTGGTGCCTCCAGCACTGCTGCATCGTGATCTGCCCATCGATTCCAAGGCCACCGAAACGGTTGCCACTGCGCGAAGTCGCATTAAGGCCATCCTCCGCGGTTTGGATCAGCGTCTGCTGGTGATCGTTGGACCGTGCTCGGTGCACGACGTCGATGCTGCCCGCGATTACGCACGCAGATTGGCACCTTTAAGGGAACGCCACGCTGCGGAACTGGAAGTGGTGATGCGGGTGTATTTCGAGAAGCCTCGGACCACGGTGGGTTGGAAAGGGCTGATCAATGACCCGCATCTCGACGGCTCCTACGACATCAACACCGGCCTGCGCATGGCCCGTGCCTTGCTGCTGGATTTGGCCAGGGATGGCATGCCCGCGGCCACGGAACTGCTCGACCCTGTGGTGCCTCAATACATCGCCGATCTGATCAGCTGGACGGCGATTGGTGCTCGAACCACCGAAAGCCAGACTCATCGTGAGATGGCCTCAGGCTTGTCAATGCCGATCGGCTACAAAAACAGCACCGATGGAAGCGCCACCATCGCGATCAATGCGATGCAGGCCGCTTCAAAGCCGCACCATTTTCTGGGCATCAATCATGAAGGCCATGCCTCCATCGTAAGCACCACCGGCAATCCGGATGGTCATCTGGTGCTCCGGGGCGGCAATCGCGGCACCAATTATCATCTCGAGGCGATCCAGGAAGCCGCAGCTGAACTGGATGGCGCGGGTCTGCCCGATCGGCTGATGGTGGATTGCAGTCATGGCAATTCCAACAAGGATTACCGCCGTCAAGGTGAGGTGCTCAAGGCTGTGGCGTCCCAGGTCGACCAGGGTTCAACCCACGTGATGGGGGTGATGCTGGAAAGTCATCTCGTTGAGGGGAATCAGAAGATCTCCGCTGATCGTTCTGCACTGACTTACGGCCAAAGCGTGACCGATGCCTGCATCAGCCTTGAAACAACGGCTGATTTGCTCGAAGAGCTGGCCAATGCGGTGAAACAAGTTGGCACTCGATCGACAGGAGTGCCAGTTTCTTGA